In the genome of Crassaminicella thermophila, the window GGAAAAACAAAAATTAATTTCAAAATTATTTGGGAATGATGATAAAAAAATTGTGGAATTAATTATAAAAGAAGAATGGACGATTAGTGGAGAATGGCATAAAAGAAGTAATTATTATATTAAAAATCAAAATGGTAAATGGATGCTAGATCATGCAAACGGGACAAGTAGTTATAGATTTGTTGATATAAATAATAATCCATGGAGAGCATATTGGAAAGATTAAGAATTGATGAAGCATATCAAAAAATCATTCATAGGTGTATAAATTAGTAGATAAGGAGAAAAAGCTATAGGGGTTGATATTTCTTTAGAATACTCTCATTCGCAGTAGCAATTAGGGAGTATATTTTAAATACAGAAAATGGTAAAATATGCATAAAACATATTGTGTATATGGGGGAAGATATATGGGAAAGGTTAAAAAAACAAATGCTATGCGTATTTTAGATAAAGAAAATATAAACTATACGATTATTACTTATGATAGTAAAGATGGAAAAATTGATGGCATTTCTGTAGCAGAGAAAATCAAAAAACATCCTAAATACGTATATAAAACACTGGTTACAAAAGGGAATAGCAAAGAAATATATGTATTTATAATACCTGTACTGAAAGAGCTGGATTTGAAAAAAGCAGCTATAGCTGTTAAAGAAAAAAAGATTGAGATGATCCCAGTTAAAGATATTTTTAAAACGACGGGTTATATAAAAGGTGGATGCTCTCCTATAGGGATGAGAAAAAATTACAAAATCTTTATAGATTCTAGTGCATCTCAAATTGATAGTATCATTGTAAGTGGTGGCAAAATAGGAGTACAAATAGAATTAAGTGTAGTTCAATTAAAAGAAGTGGTAAATGGAGAAATGGTAGAGGTTGTTAAGTGATAAAGTTGAAGGTGATATTATGATGATAAGAAAAATTAAAGAAGACGATGCAGGAATGTTTTTAAATATGTTAAAAAGATTAGATAATGAAACAAAAAATATGATGTTTGAGCCAGGGGAAAGAAAAACAACTGTAGATGAAATAAAAGCAGATATAAGAAATCTATATCATTCAAACTCATTAATATTAGTTGCAGAAGAAAATGGAGAGATTGTTGGATTTTTATCAGCTGAAAGAGGATTTGCAAACAGAATAAAACATAGTGCATATATAGTAATAGGTATACTAAATGATTATAGAGGGAAGGGGATTGGAACAAAATTATTTGAGGAATTAGAAAAATGGGCAAATGAAAAAAATATAACAAGATTAGAATTAACAGTAATGCTTCATAATGAGAGAGGGATAAGATTGTATGAGAAAATGGGATTTAAAATAGAAGGAATAAAAGAAAGATCACTGATTGTAGATGGAGAATATATAGATGAATATTATATGGCAAAATTAATGTAGAATCAGCTTTTTTGTTAACTATTGAAATAGTATAAAGAAAGCAAATAATAGTAATGGATTATGCAAGAAGGTGAATAAAAAATGAGTAAAATCTCAGATATGATTAGTTATTTAGGAATAAATACGTATATATTTTTATTATGGGGATATAAAATGTTAATATCTAGTGATATACCAGTTGAAATATCTTTTAAGGAAGCAATATTTATGTCGTTTTTATTAATCTTATTCTTAGCAATATATGGTGTTTATTTTAAAAATACAAAGTATATATTATTAAA includes:
- a CDS encoding GNAT family N-acetyltransferase, with amino-acid sequence MIRKIKEDDAGMFLNMLKRLDNETKNMMFEPGERKTTVDEIKADIRNLYHSNSLILVAEENGEIVGFLSAERGFANRIKHSAYIVIGILNDYRGKGIGTKLFEELEKWANEKNITRLELTVMLHNERGIRLYEKMGFKIEGIKERSLIVDGEYIDEYYMAKLM
- the ybaK gene encoding Cys-tRNA(Pro) deacylase; its protein translation is MGKVKKTNAMRILDKENINYTIITYDSKDGKIDGISVAEKIKKHPKYVYKTLVTKGNSKEIYVFIIPVLKELDLKKAAIAVKEKKIEMIPVKDIFKTTGYIKGGCSPIGMRKNYKIFIDSSASQIDSIIVSGGKIGVQIELSVVQLKEVVNGEMVEVVK